The Rhodopirellula halodulae genome includes the window CGTCCCGAATTTCGGTTCATTGAAAATGACTATGTCGCTCATGGCTTGAGCTTTGGCGGCCAGTTGAGATTTTAAGATCTCGTCGCCACTTCGCTGCCGCTACACTGCGAGTTGACCCCAGCACTGGACCGTCCAGTCTGATTTTCAACTCAAACGTGTCCTGAGATGTCAGCAACGCCACGTCTGAATGTCTTCTTGAGCGTCAGCATCTCATGCTTGCTTCTCTTGTCGTTGTCGGCCTGTCGGCCAAAGCCGAACCGGCCAACCCCTGAACCATCGCGGTCTCAGGTAGAGCCAACAGACACTGCCACCCAGACGCCGGTTGCGAAGGAAAGCAAGCCGACACTTGTGGGGATCCGCCGTTTGCTTCAGCAAGGAAATTCGCGGGAAGCTTTGAGCTTGATCCGTCCGTTTCTTCTGGAAGACCCTGATCGAATCGAAGTGGTGTTTCTCGCTGCGCAGGCCGAACATGCATCAGGAAATTCAAAGCAAGCGTTTACATTGTTGGACGAGACAGCCGAGCGAATTCCGCAAAGTCGAATGGCTATTTGGTCGTTTGGATCGCAATTGGCCTTGGAAAGCGGAGAACTGGCTCAAACCCTGAGCTACTTGCAACGAATCATCGCCGAGGACCCGCAACAGGTGAACGCTCTCCGGAAGCTTGCGTTGCTTCAGAACCAGATGGGACATCGAGCAGAGGGCAACGTGAATTTGCGTCGGTTGCTTCGGCGTTCGCCCATGACGACTGGGGACCTTTATTGCTTGTTGACGCCGCATCTGCAGGTCCATGACAGCCAGCAGTCTTCCATCCCAATGCCCTACAAGACTGTCGCAGTTGCTCGTGAGTTGCTGGAGGCAAATCGCCACTCGGAAGCGTTGCGATTGCTTCAGGAGGATCAAAACGAAGGTGCATCAAACGCAGCGTCCATTTCGCTCATCGCGAGAATTCAAACGGAGATGGGGGCGTTCCAAGAGGCAACGAAAACGTTGCTGGGATCGTCTGGTGAGTGCCATCTTCAGCCGGACCACTGGATCGCGTTGGGCAACTGTTGGTTGGCCAATCACGAAAGAGAGCGGGCCAAACAAGCATTCTTAAAAGCGGTCGCCTTGGAACCGTTGCACACCTCGGCTCTGAGACGTCTGGCGGTTGCCCTGGCTCAGTTGGGGGAGCAAGAGGCAGCGGACCGAGTGAATGAACGGTCGGCGTTGGCACGCGATCTTTCCGAGTTGGCGTCAACGATCATCGAACGGAAAGGTGATCTCGCCCGGTCGTGTGAGATTCTGGCGAATCAATTGAAGGACGTCGGTTTGCCGTTTCAGTCACTCGCTTGGCACTTCAATGCAATTGCCTATTCCAATCCAAGAATGGCTCGTGTGGACCAGCACCTGCAAGCCATTGAACACTTGCAAGCAACCGTCTCGACGGAAGAGGCGGAGAAATTGCAACGAGTTGGACTGATGGAGCCCATGCTGGACGCAACGGATTGGTCCTCGTTGGCGGATGGTTTTTCTAAAGAAACTGCAGCCAAGACAAACGAACCGGTCGCGGATGATTCGTCGCGAATTCAACCGAAGTTCAGCAACGTTGCCGCGGAAATTGGGTTGCATTTCCAGTACCGCAATGCGAATCCGCCAGTGACGAAACACTTTCTCTTGCACCAGCCTTTGGGTGCTGGGGTCGCTTGCCTGGATTACGACTTGGACGGATGGGTGGATGTCTATGCCGCTCAGGGAGACGGCGACGGAAGGTTGCCGGGAGCATCGCCAAACTTCTTGGCCCGGAACCTGGGTGGCCATTTCTCGTCCGTTGCCGATCGGGCCGGAGCGGATGACCGGGGTTACTCCATGGGGCTCACCTGCGGCGATATCAACCAAGACGGATTCGCGGACTTGGTGGTTGGAAACATGCAAGTCAATTGTTTGTATGTGAACCAGGGCGATGGAACGTTTGAGCGAAAGGACATCCTCGGAAATTGGCAAGACGCCACCTACACCACCGGCCTCGCAATTGCGGATGTTTCCGGAGATCAACTCCCTGACGTCGTCGAAGTGAACTATGTGGCGGATTCAAGAATCTTTAATCCGATTCAATTCGACGCGTCGGGGCAGCCAATTCGTTTGCCTGGTCCCATGCAGTTCACCGCCGGCCCCGACCGACTGTTTGTGGCGACGAAAGATGGTGGATGGGCCGACGGTGAATGGGCGGGAGAATTTTTGGATCCTCGAGTTGCAAATGGAGCAGAACCTCATCGCGCGATGGGGTTAGTTGTGGGTGACATCGATGCGGATGAAGCCAATGAAGTTTTCATCGCCAACGACCAGACACTGAATCAGCTTTGGGAGTTCGATCGAGATCATGATTCCGGGGGCTTGGCAAGGTCCGAAGAAGCGATCCTGCGAGGCGTTGCAGGAGGAGTCGCCGGTCAACCCTTGGCGAGCATGGGAATCGCGGCTGCTGATTTCAATCAGGACCAATTGCTCGATCTGCAGGTCACCAACTTTGACGACGAGTTGTCGAATTTGTATCTGCAACAGAAGGATGCAAGTTTTCGCGATGCGGTCTTCTCAACCGGATTGGATCTCTGCTCCAGAACCATGTTGGGATTCGGCACGCAAGCAATTGACTTCGAAAACGATGGCGACATGGATTTGGTGGTTGGCAATGGAGACATCGAAGACAACCGACCCAATAAATCGAGCTTCAAGATGCCAACTCAATTGTTGGTGAACCATCGACAACGCTTCGTGCTACTGAGCGAGGAGTTGCAAGAAGGGTATCTGCGACAAGACCATCTTGCCCGAGCGGTGGCGAAGTTGGATTGGAACCGAGATGGTCTCGTTGATGTGTTGATCGGTGATGTCATGGATCCGCTCGCGCTGCTTGAAAACCAGACCGACACGCCAAATGGGTTTGTGCAATTGCAGTTGGTCGGAACTGAGTCTGAGCGAGATGCCATCGGTGCGATCGTGACAGCGATATTCAGTGAATGCGAGACTCGGCATTTTGTCCTCACGGGAGACGGGTACATGTCACGGAATGAGGCGATGGTGCAAGTTGCAATTCCGAAGGACCGGGAACTGCGCCGAATAGTTGTGAATTGGCCGTCAGGGCGTGAGCAAGCGTTTGATCTATCAGACGAACGCCGTCGGGGACTCATTGTCGAATCCCAAAACCGCGTTCACTGGTTTCAACTCGCGCCATGACAAACCCCGATGCAAACACTTGCGTCGTTCTTCGAACTGGGATTACTCTGAATTGAGGTGTTTCCACTTCCCCCTTTGTTTTGAGTTCTTCAATGAAGCTTACGAAAGTGTTTTTGGCGTTGTGTGTTGCTGTCGGCTCGGTCTCTGTAATCGGGTGCGCTCCCGACAACAGCACGACTCAAATTGAGCCAGCTGCTGAGTTCAGCTACGACGACAATGCTTACGAAGAAGAAATGGACGCTTCCACCGAGGCCCAGCAGCAGTAACTGTCTGAAGATTTTTGCAAAAAGTTACAGAAAAACCCGGAACCTTTGGTTCCGGGTTTTTTTGTTGAACGATCGAAATGCGACGGGGAAATATGAAATTACGCGTGTCGCATTTTCCAGGTGGCGTGGGGTGAGGTACCAGAACTCAAAGCATTTTGGCAAAAACGCCGTTGTCGCAAATGATTTCTCTATAGACAGCTTGTCGCGCAGATCAGGAGATCTGATCGGGGGCTGTGGGTGGCTGCAAGGTTGTTACGGTGTCTTGATCCTCCTTTGTTGCTCATTTTGAGTGATAGAGAAGGCCTTAAGTCCTCCCTACCATCTTGCCGTAATCAAAGGTGGCTCGGGCTGGTTGTGGATGTTTGCCACTGCCCTGCTCGCCACTTATTCTCTTTTCTCTATCTATTTGGAGCGCAGAATGGTTCGGAGTCGAACAAAAGCGTCTGGCTTCACGCTGGTTGAATTGCTGGTCGTGATTGCCATCATCGGTGTCCTTGTCGGGCTGTTGTTGCCCGCAGTTCAGGCAGCACGCGAGGCGGCTCGCCGCATGCAGTGCAGCAACAACTTCAAGCAAATTGGCTTGGGGATCCACAATTACCACTCAGCCTACAACGCTTTGCCGAAACAGGCTGGTGGAACGTATGTGGACGGTGACTGGGGCGGATCGGGGCCAGGCCGTACCACTAACCGTTTTCGTTTGAGCTGGTTGCCTGCAGTGTTGCCGTTCATTGAGCAGCAAGGATTGTGGGAGCAGATCAGCAATCCCTACAACTTGGACATGAATGGGAATGCGATCAGCCCAGGTTTCCCACCAATGGGACCGGCACCCTGGGGTGGAGCGTATCGTCCTTGGTTCACGGAAGTTGGTACGTTCCGTTGCCCAAGTGATCCGGGGCGTGGTGCTCCTGCACACGGCCGTACCAACTACGCCGCTTGTATTGGTGACAGCACTGACTGGGTCAACCACGGCTACATGCGTCACACTGGCGGACGCTGGGTGCTGACGCCGAACAACGGTCAAAACGCGAATGCGACCAACCGTGGCTTCTTCTACCACCGTCGTCAGTTGAAGTTCCGCGATGTCTTGGATGGTTTGTCCAACACGATCGCTTGCGGTGAGATTGCAACGGACTTGGGTGACAACGCCATCACGACCAATGCTCGCTACGGTGTTGGTTGGGGAACGATCCACAACAACCCGGCTCACTGCCGTGATCAGGCTGGTTGGATCAACCCCGCTCGTCCACAGTTCTGGGATCCAGATGCCGCAGGGACCGGAAACCCCGGGATCCGTACTGGTAACGCGGACTGGAAGCGTGGTTTCCGATGGATGGACACGCCGATCTTGTACACCGGATTCAACTGCATCTTGCCACCCAACGCTGAAATTTGCTTTGGCGGTGGTGGTGACTTTGATACCGGTGCCTGCCCGCCAAGTAGCCGTCACCAAGGTGGTGTTCACGTGTTGATGGGTGACGGTGCAGTCAAATTCATCACGGACTCCATTGATACCGGAAACATCCGAAATGGTGTGGTGATGCTTAACCAAACCGGCAATCGCGCTCCTGGTTCGGAGAGCCCGTACGGTTTGTGGGGTGCTTTGAGTACGCGTGCAATGAAGGAAATCGTCAACATCGACGATCTCTAGGAGATGGGATCCGAACGGCTTGAACGTTCGGTTTCATTGACTCTCTCTCGAACGGGGGCTGGATCTATTCAGTCCCCGTTTTTCTTTGGTGAATCGGATTGGGGTGAACTCAAACACCTGTGTCTGCGGTAGTCTTTGGTGTCTCAGACAACTTTTTCACGATTCGATGACATGATGAAATTTTCGGGCGTCGCGACCGCCATACTTGGATGGATGATTTTGCTGGGGTGTCAGCCGAGCAAT containing:
- a CDS encoding DUF1559 domain-containing protein, which gives rise to MVRSRTKASGFTLVELLVVIAIIGVLVGLLLPAVQAAREAARRMQCSNNFKQIGLGIHNYHSAYNALPKQAGGTYVDGDWGGSGPGRTTNRFRLSWLPAVLPFIEQQGLWEQISNPYNLDMNGNAISPGFPPMGPAPWGGAYRPWFTEVGTFRCPSDPGRGAPAHGRTNYAACIGDSTDWVNHGYMRHTGGRWVLTPNNGQNANATNRGFFYHRRQLKFRDVLDGLSNTIACGEIATDLGDNAITTNARYGVGWGTIHNNPAHCRDQAGWINPARPQFWDPDAAGTGNPGIRTGNADWKRGFRWMDTPILYTGFNCILPPNAEICFGGGGDFDTGACPPSSRHQGGVHVLMGDGAVKFITDSIDTGNIRNGVVMLNQTGNRAPGSESPYGLWGALSTRAMKEIVNIDDL
- a CDS encoding FG-GAP-like repeat-containing protein, with translation MSATPRLNVFLSVSISCLLLLSLSACRPKPNRPTPEPSRSQVEPTDTATQTPVAKESKPTLVGIRRLLQQGNSREALSLIRPFLLEDPDRIEVVFLAAQAEHASGNSKQAFTLLDETAERIPQSRMAIWSFGSQLALESGELAQTLSYLQRIIAEDPQQVNALRKLALLQNQMGHRAEGNVNLRRLLRRSPMTTGDLYCLLTPHLQVHDSQQSSIPMPYKTVAVARELLEANRHSEALRLLQEDQNEGASNAASISLIARIQTEMGAFQEATKTLLGSSGECHLQPDHWIALGNCWLANHERERAKQAFLKAVALEPLHTSALRRLAVALAQLGEQEAADRVNERSALARDLSELASTIIERKGDLARSCEILANQLKDVGLPFQSLAWHFNAIAYSNPRMARVDQHLQAIEHLQATVSTEEAEKLQRVGLMEPMLDATDWSSLADGFSKETAAKTNEPVADDSSRIQPKFSNVAAEIGLHFQYRNANPPVTKHFLLHQPLGAGVACLDYDLDGWVDVYAAQGDGDGRLPGASPNFLARNLGGHFSSVADRAGADDRGYSMGLTCGDINQDGFADLVVGNMQVNCLYVNQGDGTFERKDILGNWQDATYTTGLAIADVSGDQLPDVVEVNYVADSRIFNPIQFDASGQPIRLPGPMQFTAGPDRLFVATKDGGWADGEWAGEFLDPRVANGAEPHRAMGLVVGDIDADEANEVFIANDQTLNQLWEFDRDHDSGGLARSEEAILRGVAGGVAGQPLASMGIAAADFNQDQLLDLQVTNFDDELSNLYLQQKDASFRDAVFSTGLDLCSRTMLGFGTQAIDFENDGDMDLVVGNGDIEDNRPNKSSFKMPTQLLVNHRQRFVLLSEELQEGYLRQDHLARAVAKLDWNRDGLVDVLIGDVMDPLALLENQTDTPNGFVQLQLVGTESERDAIGAIVTAIFSECETRHFVLTGDGYMSRNEAMVQVAIPKDRELRRIVVNWPSGREQAFDLSDERRRGLIVESQNRVHWFQLAP